The following proteins are co-located in the Polystyrenella longa genome:
- a CDS encoding TrkA C-terminal domain-containing protein, giving the protein MFAIVSLVLIIIISMIVVRVATVALTLTGLSNELARFQARSAFTSTGFTTSETEKVMRHPVRRRIIMMLMLFGNAGIVTAVSSLILSFIDADMTPAFWLRIFALIFSVTILWMVSHSAWIDNHISEFIKWALQRWTDLELRDYAGLLHLTDDYIVVEMSVQEDDWLADQSLIRLKLTDEGVLVLGIERADGVYIGAPRGDTVLGVNDVLLLYGKAGTLKNLDERCKGAEGNWEHHKAVEQQQQVILSEQEEQELHEKPAP; this is encoded by the coding sequence ATGTTCGCGATCGTTTCACTGGTTTTAATCATCATTATTTCGATGATCGTCGTGCGCGTGGCGACTGTCGCCTTGACGCTAACGGGCCTGTCGAATGAGTTGGCTCGCTTTCAAGCGCGGTCCGCCTTCACGAGTACCGGGTTTACGACAAGCGAAACTGAGAAGGTAATGCGTCACCCGGTCCGTCGCCGGATCATCATGATGTTGATGTTGTTCGGGAACGCCGGAATCGTGACGGCCGTCTCGTCGTTGATTCTCTCCTTTATCGACGCCGATATGACGCCGGCCTTCTGGTTGAGAATCTTCGCGTTGATTTTCAGTGTGACTATTCTCTGGATGGTCTCCCACAGCGCCTGGATCGACAACCACATTTCAGAATTCATCAAGTGGGCTTTACAGCGATGGACCGACCTGGAACTGCGCGACTATGCCGGGTTGCTACACCTAACGGACGACTACATTGTCGTCGAGATGAGCGTTCAGGAAGATGACTGGCTGGCCGATCAATCGTTAATTCGATTGAAGCTGACTGACGAAGGGGTACTGGTGCTGGGGATTGAACGCGCCGACGGTGTTTATATTGGAGCCCCGCGTGGTGATACGGTTCTGGGCGTCAACGATGTCCTGCTGTTGTACGGCAAGGCGGGGACTTTGAAGAACCTCGACGAACGCTGCAAGGGAGCCGAAGGCAACTGGGAACATCATAAAGCGGTCGAGCAACAGCAACAGGTGATACTGAGTGAACAGGAAGAACAGGAACTCCACGAAAAACCGGCCCCCTGA
- a CDS encoding HAD-IIB family hydrolase has translation MKKKEDLKITLISLHGLIRGHEPELGRDADTGGQIKYLIELAKELAAHSHVREVELLTRQIIDPRVSDDYAQLEEPLADNARIVRIPFGPKRYVKKESLWPYMELFIDQTLQHFRRTGLPDIIHGHYADAGAAGAQLARLLHIPYVFTSHSLGRVKRERLSHSNADMDKLERKYHFRTRIEAEEFALETASMVVTSTNQEVEQQYQMYDHYQPERMEVIPPGVDLTSFMPIDKDWETPTFAETLNRFLREPDKPIILTVARPDERKNLETLVKVYGESEQLQELANLVVVMGSRDDFREMPKGQRTVIKNVFHLIDKYDLYGKVAYPKTHKSDDVPELYRLAAFTQGVFINPAYTEPFGLTLLEAGATGLPIVATNDGGPRDIISNCQNGLLIDPHSHEDIEHALLRVLTEKDQWKTWSENGINGTRKYYSWANHANRYLRDLDDILEHSPPPVLKNTTVKRRLPDFDRLIITDLDNTLTGDDESLQQFIEMMKENDHIGFGIATGRRLDSAMELISELGLPQPDLIDTDCGTKLHYGENLTVDSSWQKSIGYAWNAEGIRKVMAELPGINLQEEDCQSEYKISYELDTRTCPKITVIKKTLREAGLRAKVVSSLGMYLDVIPVRGGSDLSMRHVLWKWGFSPERVLVSGDSGNDAGMLLGRTLGVVVGNHSRELRRLRNRPRIYFSEASHAAGILEGIEYYNFLNNIIIPNDKTE, from the coding sequence ATGAAAAAAAAGGAAGATTTAAAGATAACGTTGATCAGTCTGCATGGGCTGATTCGAGGTCATGAACCTGAGTTGGGTCGAGATGCTGATACCGGAGGACAAATCAAATACCTGATCGAGCTGGCAAAAGAGCTGGCCGCGCACTCTCATGTACGCGAGGTAGAGTTGTTAACGCGGCAGATCATCGATCCGCGCGTCTCGGATGACTATGCCCAGTTGGAAGAGCCATTGGCGGACAATGCCCGCATCGTCCGGATCCCCTTTGGGCCAAAACGGTACGTCAAAAAAGAATCGCTTTGGCCGTACATGGAGCTGTTCATCGATCAGACGCTCCAGCATTTTCGCCGGACGGGATTGCCCGATATTATCCACGGACACTATGCCGATGCCGGTGCCGCGGGAGCTCAGTTAGCGCGACTGCTTCACATTCCCTACGTCTTCACTAGCCATTCTCTGGGCCGCGTGAAAAGAGAGCGTTTGTCCCACAGCAATGCCGACATGGACAAACTCGAACGCAAGTACCACTTCCGAACACGTATCGAGGCGGAAGAGTTTGCTCTGGAAACCGCTTCGATGGTCGTGACCAGCACGAATCAGGAAGTGGAACAGCAGTATCAAATGTACGACCATTACCAGCCCGAACGGATGGAAGTGATTCCGCCGGGAGTGGATCTGACATCGTTCATGCCGATCGACAAAGACTGGGAAACACCGACTTTCGCTGAGACGTTGAATCGTTTTCTGCGAGAACCGGACAAGCCCATCATTCTGACGGTGGCACGACCGGATGAACGTAAAAATCTGGAGACGCTGGTCAAGGTATATGGAGAAAGCGAGCAACTACAGGAACTGGCCAACTTGGTTGTCGTGATGGGGTCGCGAGACGATTTTCGTGAGATGCCTAAAGGGCAGCGAACCGTCATCAAAAACGTGTTCCACCTGATCGACAAGTACGACTTGTACGGCAAAGTTGCTTATCCCAAGACGCACAAATCCGACGACGTGCCCGAGCTGTATCGACTGGCCGCATTCACACAAGGTGTCTTTATCAATCCGGCGTATACGGAACCATTTGGCCTGACTTTGCTGGAAGCAGGGGCAACTGGTTTACCCATCGTAGCGACCAACGACGGCGGACCGAGGGACATCATCTCTAACTGTCAGAACGGTTTGTTGATTGATCCGCATAGTCATGAAGATATTGAGCACGCGCTGCTACGGGTACTGACCGAGAAAGATCAATGGAAAACCTGGTCTGAGAATGGTATCAACGGAACGCGGAAATATTATTCCTGGGCGAACCATGCGAACCGCTACCTCCGTGACTTGGATGACATCCTGGAACATTCTCCACCGCCGGTTCTCAAAAACACGACAGTCAAACGGCGACTGCCTGATTTCGATCGATTGATCATCACCGATCTGGATAACACGCTGACTGGCGATGACGAGTCGTTGCAGCAATTTATCGAGATGATGAAGGAAAACGATCACATCGGATTCGGGATCGCCACGGGACGCCGCTTGGACAGTGCCATGGAGTTGATCAGCGAACTTGGGCTTCCCCAGCCCGACCTGATCGACACCGACTGCGGTACAAAGTTGCACTACGGTGAAAATCTGACCGTCGACAGCAGCTGGCAGAAATCGATCGGGTACGCCTGGAACGCGGAAGGGATCCGAAAAGTGATGGCTGAACTCCCCGGGATCAATCTTCAGGAAGAGGATTGTCAGTCTGAGTACAAAATCAGTTATGAACTCGACACCCGGACCTGTCCTAAGATAACAGTCATCAAAAAAACGCTACGCGAGGCCGGATTGCGTGCTAAGGTTGTCTCGTCCCTTGGTATGTATCTGGATGTGATCCCCGTGCGGGGAGGAAGCGATCTCTCCATGCGACATGTGCTCTGGAAATGGGGTTTTTCCCCGGAAAGAGTATTGGTCTCCGGAGATTCAGGTAACGATGCCGGCATGCTGCTCGGCAGAACACTCGGAGTGGTCGTGGGCAACCACAGTCGCGAACTCCGTCGGTTACGCAACAGACCTCGTATCTACTTCTCGGAAGCGTCACACGCCGCGGGAATTCTTGAGGGTATCGAGTATTACAACTTTCTGAATAACATCATTATCCCCAACGATAAAACCGAATGA
- a CDS encoding alpha-amylase family glycosyl hydrolase, whose amino-acid sequence MSTTQDDINFKADLTLKRLQSSLTEVWQRNQVDEVKQHEFELRLNEYWRPLFRILYHLYSHRYDFFYHLEQIVTTAAQGWADRAEPLCKLDRKRVNDPNWFQSERICGGALYVDLFGENLNQLRKHVGYFKDLGLTYLHLMPLFAVRPGNSDGGYAISNYRSVDPRLGTIDDLRLLVDDLREAGISLVLDFVFNHTSDDHEWSRLAQSGNREYQEFYYIFPDRTEPDKYEHTLREIFPTVRRGNFTWHDGMEQWVWTSFNSFQWDLNYSNPAVFRAMLEEMLFITNTGVDILRLDAVAFIWKKMGTTCENQPEAHMLIQAFNLLSRIATPSLLFKSEAIVHPDEVVKYIGEEECQISYNPTLMALLWESLATRNVKLLVQSLSHRYRLPPNTAWVNYLRCHDDIGWTFDDADAAMIGINAYDHRQFLNSFYTGQFDGSFARGVPFQENQQTGDMRISGTMASLAGLEQAIEQEDEDKKELAIRRMLLLHGVSLSIGGIPLLYLGEEWGMLNDYDFVKDPVKAGDSRWIHRPKMKWEYLDELDDHIDSGSGSIRKRIFRSTQKLIALRKSHPALAGQEMDLVRTGNEHILGYIRFHDGNRLIVLANFSEIPQTVDGNIIRTAGLGHFFEDMITNREYATSEHLQIEPYQILWLDRV is encoded by the coding sequence ATGAGCACCACGCAGGATGACATCAACTTTAAGGCTGATCTAACCCTCAAACGGCTGCAATCATCGCTCACCGAAGTCTGGCAACGAAATCAAGTCGACGAAGTCAAACAGCATGAGTTTGAACTTCGTTTGAATGAATATTGGCGTCCACTGTTCCGGATCCTGTATCACCTTTACAGCCATCGATACGACTTCTTCTATCACCTCGAGCAGATTGTGACAACCGCCGCCCAGGGTTGGGCCGACCGCGCAGAACCTCTCTGTAAACTCGACCGGAAACGGGTCAACGACCCGAACTGGTTTCAATCAGAGCGGATTTGTGGTGGTGCGCTGTATGTGGACCTCTTCGGTGAAAATCTGAATCAGCTCCGTAAGCATGTTGGCTACTTTAAAGATCTCGGCCTGACCTATTTGCACCTGATGCCGCTCTTCGCCGTTAGGCCCGGGAACAGCGACGGTGGGTACGCGATCAGCAACTACCGCTCAGTGGATCCACGTCTGGGAACGATTGACGATTTGCGATTACTGGTGGACGACTTGCGCGAAGCGGGCATTTCGCTGGTGCTCGACTTCGTCTTCAACCATACATCTGACGATCATGAATGGTCGCGACTGGCGCAGTCCGGTAACCGCGAGTACCAGGAGTTCTATTATATCTTTCCGGATCGAACTGAACCGGATAAGTACGAGCATACGTTGCGTGAAATCTTCCCCACGGTTCGCCGCGGGAACTTCACCTGGCACGACGGGATGGAGCAATGGGTCTGGACTTCGTTTAACAGCTTTCAATGGGATCTCAACTATTCCAACCCCGCTGTCTTCCGAGCGATGCTGGAAGAGATGTTATTCATTACTAACACGGGTGTTGATATCCTGCGTTTGGACGCGGTCGCTTTCATCTGGAAGAAGATGGGCACGACCTGCGAGAACCAACCCGAAGCTCACATGTTAATTCAAGCGTTCAACCTGCTCTCACGGATAGCGACCCCCAGTTTGCTCTTTAAGTCGGAAGCCATCGTGCATCCGGATGAAGTGGTCAAATACATTGGTGAAGAAGAATGCCAGATTTCCTATAACCCAACGCTGATGGCGCTGCTGTGGGAATCGCTGGCCACCCGCAACGTCAAGCTGCTGGTGCAGTCACTGAGTCATCGATATCGGCTCCCTCCGAATACGGCTTGGGTGAACTATCTTCGTTGTCATGATGACATTGGTTGGACTTTCGACGATGCCGATGCGGCGATGATCGGTATCAATGCCTACGATCATCGGCAGTTCTTGAACTCCTTTTACACGGGACAGTTCGATGGATCTTTTGCTCGAGGAGTTCCCTTTCAGGAAAACCAGCAGACGGGCGATATGCGTATCTCCGGAACAATGGCTTCTCTGGCCGGACTGGAACAGGCAATCGAACAGGAAGATGAAGATAAGAAAGAGCTGGCGATTCGACGTATGCTTCTGCTGCACGGTGTCTCACTCAGCATTGGCGGAATCCCCCTGCTCTACCTGGGCGAAGAATGGGGGATGCTTAACGATTACGACTTCGTGAAAGACCCCGTGAAGGCAGGGGACAGTCGTTGGATTCATCGCCCCAAAATGAAATGGGAATACCTCGACGAGCTGGATGATCACATCGACTCGGGGAGTGGTTCTATTCGAAAACGAATTTTCCGTTCAACACAAAAACTGATCGCCCTGCGTAAATCTCATCCCGCGCTTGCGGGACAGGAAATGGATCTGGTCCGCACCGGAAATGAACATATTCTGGGCTACATTCGCTTCCACGACGGCAACCGACTGATCGTGCTGGCGAACTTCTCGGAAATTCCACAGACGGTAGATGGCAACATCATCCGGACAGCAGGCCTGGGGCACTTCTTTGAAGACATGATTACCAACCGAGAATATGCAACTTCCGAGCATTTGCAGATCGAGCCTTACCAAATTCTCTGGCTCGACCGTGTCTAA